One region of Pogona vitticeps strain Pit_001003342236 chromosome 1, PviZW2.1, whole genome shotgun sequence genomic DNA includes:
- the DBI gene encoding acyl-CoA-binding protein yields MTQAEFEKAAEEVKNLKSKPTDQEMLEIYSHYKQATVGDVNTERPGMLDFKGKAKWDAWNSLKGMGKEDAMKAYIAKVQELKEKYGMQ; encoded by the exons ATGACCCAG GCAGAATTTGAAAAAGCTGCGGAGGAAGTTAAGAATCTGAAGTCAAAACCAACAGATCAAGAAATGCTGGAGATCTACAGCCACTACAAACAGGCTACAGTTGGTGATGTAAATACAG AACGTCCTGGAATGCTTGACTTCAAAGGCAAAGCCAAATGGGATGCCTGGAATTCTTTAAAAG gAATGGGTAAAGAAGATGCAATGAAAGCATATATAGCAAAAGTACAAGAACTGAAGGAGAAATATGGGATGCAGTAA